The genomic window GATGAGGCATCTTCTTCATTAAATTTATAGTTTTTTAATAACTTTTTATAACTTAAATCCATAGTTTATTTCCCATTAACTGCATCGTTTACAAGCAATACTATCTTTCCCTAAAAACTCTTTTTGATTTGCATTATCCACAATTTTATTGGCAATATCTGATGTTCTAACTGCAATATTATTTGCTTGAGATGATACCTCAGCATTTGCTCGAACTTGTTTTTCAAGTATATTTATTGCATCATTTATTTGAACTATTCCTGTTTGTTGTACTTTTGATGTATTTGCTACATCACCTATTAATTCAATAGTTTTATCAATATTTGTATTTAAAATAGTATAACCATCAATCATATCATTTGCTATTTTTTTTCCATTATTTGCTTTTATATTTGCAGATTCAACAAGATCTTTTATCTCTTTTGCAGCTTCTGTACTTCTATTTGCTAAATTTCTTACTTCTTGTGCAACAACAGCAAATCCCTTTCCTGCTTCACCAGCAGTTGCTGCTTCTACAGCTGCATTTAAAGAAAGAATATTTGTTTGAAAAGCTATTTGGTCAATTATTGTAATTGATTCATTTATGGCGCTTACTTTTTCATTTATTTCATCCATTGCTGTGGTCGTTTTATAAGCTAAAGATAAACCCTCATTTGCATAACCTACAACTGCATTTGCAAGGGTTGACATTTGAATAGTTTGAGTTGAAGTTTTATCAACATTTTGAGTTATTTCACTCAATACAAGTGCTGTATTTTTCAAACTTATTGCTGCTTCATTTGAAGATAAATTTAATTTATCCACATTATCCAAAAGGCTTTCAGATGAATTTTGTAAAGATACACCATCTGTTTTATTTGCCAATAACATTTGAGTTATTGCCTCTTTTAATTTATTAACAGCCTCTACTAAATGTTGAAACTCTCCCTCTGAAGAAATAGTTTTAAATTCTAAAGTATCTCTATAATCATAATTTGTATATTTTTCTAAAATGCTATTAACATTTAAAAAATTTTGTCTTGTTTCAATAATCATTTCATTAACACCTTTTTTAAACTCTTCTAATGATTTGTTTGATGTTGTTGATGTTATGATTTGTGAATATAAACCTTGTTTTACCTTATCCATTACAGATTTTGCTTCTTCAATTAAAAATGATTCTTCTTTTTCTTTTTTAATAAGTTCTTTTTCTCTGTTATCTATAACTTCTTTTATTTCAGTATATTCACTGGCCATTGTAGTATTTATTTCAAAACTAACATTTTTATTATCCATATTTTTAAGAAAGCTAACTAACTCTTTTGATAATAATTTTCCATTTTTTCTTTCATCTAACTCATGAATAACAAGTGCTAATGCAATAATGATTTGAACAATTTGTGAAATAGTTGTTGTAGTAAATAAAAATGCATTCAAAGGAAGTATTATAATTCCCAAATAATGTACTATTGTCATTCTAAAATATAATGATTTTAAATTAAACATAAGATCTCCTATAATATTTATATCGCGAAGTATAATAGAATAGGAAATTTTTTATCTTGATTAGAATCAATAGAAAATTAATATGATATATCTTATGTAAAAGGGGCTAAATACCTGCCCCATCTTGGAATGTTCTTAGTTCTCTTGGAATTATTCCAATAATATCACCTTTATTAAGGTTTTTATTTTTAAATTCATGGTGAGAGATTTCAACTAAAATGGTTTTTGTAGTATCTTCCACATCTTCTAAATCAATTTTAACCTGTGAACCTGCTAGTTGAATATATTTAATCTTAGCTTTTGAAATAATATCTTTATCTTCACTTGAAACTATTTCTAACTCATGTGGTCTGATATGATATTTTTGCTCCGTATCATTTTTTCTTTCATGAAACAGATTTACATTTCCCAAAAAGTTTATAACAAACTCATTTGCAGGATTATGAAATACCTCTTCAGGCGTTCCTACTTGCTCGATTTTTCCTTTACTTATTACTACAATTCTATCTGCAACTTCAAGTGCTTCTTCTTGGTCATGGGTTACTAAAATCGTTGTAATTTTCAACTCTTCTTGAAGCTGTTTTAACCATCTTCTCAAATCTGAACGCACTTTTGCATCTAAAGCTCCAAAAGGCTCATCAAGAAGTAAAACTTTTGGCTCAACAGCTAGAGCCCTCGCAAGTGCAACTCTTTGTCGCTGACCACCTGAAAGTTGCCAAGGAAATCTGTTTGCAAATCCATCAAGTTGGATAAGATTTAAAAGTTTTGTAACTTTTTTATTTATCTCATCATTTGATAATCTTTGTTTTTTAGGTTTTACTCTTAATCCAAAAGCAATATTTTCAAAAACTGTCATATGTCTAAATAGTGCATAATGTTGGAATACAAATCCAATATCTCTTTGAGCTATATCTTTTTTTGCTACGTTTATTTGATTAAATAAAATCTCACCACTATCAATATCTTCAACTGTTTCAAGTCCTGCTATCATTCTTAAAAGTGTAGTTTTCCCACTTCCCGATGGCCCAAGAAGTGCCAGTAATTCACCTGGGATTATCTCTAAATTTATATTTTTAAGAGCAACAAAGTTTCCAAAATATTTTGTTAAATTTTTTACTTCAATTTTCATCATTTTTTCCTAAAGTTTATTATTGCTTATCTAATTTGTCTAATTGTCTTTGAACTTTCCACTCTAAAATATATTTTAGAACCAAAGTTAAAAGAGCAAGAATTGCCAAAAGTGTTGAAACAGCAAAAGCTGCTACAAAATTATATTCGTTATATAAAATCTCAACTTGCAAAGGCATTGTATTTGTAACACCTTGGATATGTCCAGAAACAACTGAAACTGCTCCAAACTCTCCCATCGCTCTTGCGTTACATAAAATTACTCCATAAATTAAACCCCATTTTATATTAGGAAGTGTAACGTACCAAAATGTTTGAAAACCGCTTGCTCCCAATAAAAGTGCAGCTTGTTCTTCATCATTTCCTTGTTCTTGCATAAGTGGAATTAACTCCCTTGCAACAAAGGGAAAAGTTACAAATATAGTAGCTAGTACAATTCCTGGAACTGCAAAAATAATCTGAACATCATTTGCAATTAACCAATGTCCAAACCAACCTTGCGCTCCAAATAGTAAAACATAAACAAATCCTGAAATTACTGGCGAAACTGCAAAAGGCAAATCAATCAAAGTTATCAAAAAACTTTTTCCAAAAAATGAATATTTAGCTATTGACCAAGAAGCTGCCACTCCAAAAATTAAATTTAAAGGCACTGCAATAGCAGCTGTTATAAAGGTAAGTTTTATTGCTTGTAAAACATATTCATTTGTAAATGATTCAAAATATGCTTCATAACCTTTTCTAAAAGCTTCTGCAAAAATTGTTATCAAAGGAGCAACTAACATAATCAATAAAAAAGTAACCGCAGTTACTATTAATAAATATTGAACTAATTTCGACTCTTTTTGTGATGATTTTGAATTACTAATAGTTTTCATATAGCCTCCATTCCTTTTCTTCTTGAGCTCCATCTTTGAAGCATATTAATTAATAACAACATTACAAATGAAATCAAAAGCATCACAACAGCAATTGCAGTTGCTCCTGCATAATCATATTGTTCAAGTTTTGTAATAATCAAAAGTGTACTTATTTCTGTTTTCATTGGCATATTTCCAGCAATAAAAACAACCGAACCATATTCACCAAGAGCTCTTGCAAATGACAAAGCAAAACCTGTCAAAACAGATGGGAAAATAGTAGGAAGAATTACTTTATAAAATATTTGCCATCTCGTAGCTCCCAAACTTGAACCTGCTTCTTCTTGCTCAATTTGAATCTCTTCAAGGGCTGGTTGAATTGTTCGAACTACAAAAGGAAGTCCTATAAAAATTAAAGCAATAGTAATTCCAATTGGAGTAAAAACTACTTTTATTCCTAGTGGTTCTAAATATTGTCCAAACCAACCTTGAGTCGAATACAAAGTCGTAAGTGCAATTCCTGAAACTGCTGTTGGAAGTGCAAAAGGTAAATCAACAATTGCATCAAAAACTCTTTTTCCCCAAAATGTATATCTTACTAAACACCAAGCGACAATCAAACCAAAAACAGTATTTACAAGAGCTGCAATTAATGAAGTAAAAAAAGTAAGCTTATAACTTGCAATTACCCTATCACTTGTTGTTGCATTTATAAATGCTTGCCATCCCATACTAAAAGCTTCAGAAAATAGCGCAATTAGAGGAATCATAACTATGATACTTAGATAAAAAACTGTATATCCCATAGTTAATCCAAAGCCTGGAATGGGTGATTTTTGCCTTTTTAGTATTCCAAAATTTAATCTCATTAATTTCCTTTGTAAAGTTTTAAACTATATTTTTCAAGTATCTACCAAAATTTGGTAGATACTTTTATTTTAATTTTTATAAATAGAATCAAAAGTTCCACCATCATCAAAATGTATTTTTTGTGCAACTGCCCAACCATCAAATACATTATTGATTTTTACAAGTTCAAGTTTTGGGAATCTTGCTATATCTTCTTTGTCTGCAAGTTCTGGTTTATATGGTCTATAGTAATTTTTTGCTGCTAATTTTTGACCTGCTGGTGAATATAAATATTCTAAATATGCTTTTGATACTTCATAAGTTCCATGTTTTTTTGCATTTTCATCAACAACAGCAACAGGAGGTTCAGCAACTATAGATATACTTGGAACAACTATTTCAAATTCATCTTTTCCCAACTCATTAATAGCTAAGAATGCTTCATTTTCCCAAGCAAGCAACACATCTCCAATTTTTCTTTGAACAAATGTATTTGTAGAACCTCTTGCACCAGAATCAAGAACTGGAACATTTTTAAATAACTTAGAGATATATTCAAGTGCTTTTTTATCAGCATCTTTATACTTTTGTGAATTTTTATCAACTTTACTTAAATCACCCAACTCTTTTTTTAAAGCATAGGCATAAGCTGCTAAATAGTTCCATCTTGCACCTCCTGAAGTTTTTGGATTTGGAGTAATCACAGAAACTCCATCTTTTATTAAATCATCCCAATCTTTTATGCCTTTTGGATTTCCTTTTCTAACTAAAAATACAATAGTTGAAGTATATGGCGATGAATTATTTTCTAATTTTGCTTGCCAATCTTTTGGAAATAAAGCAGCTTTTTGACTTATTACATCTACATCATAACCTAAAGCCAAAGTAACAACATCAGCACCTAAACCATCAATTACAGCCCTTGCTTGTTTTCCAGACCCACCATGTGATTGTTTGATTGTTAAATCTTGACCTGTTTTTTCTTTCCAATAAGATGCAAAATCTTTATTATATGAAGCATATAACTCCCTTGTTGGATCATAAGAAACATTTAAAATCTCTAATGACTTTTTTGCTGCCTCTGCTTTTGAATCATAACTCTCACTTGAAATCCCTAATACTGGTATTAATAATGCACTTAATGCAATATTTCTTAAATTTTTTACTATTTTTTTCATTTTTATTTTCTCTTTCAAATATAATGTACACTAAATGTGTGATAATTAAAGATTTAAAAAAATCTCACCTCTTACTTTTTCTTATAACAATTTTTTACACATGTCGCACATCATTTTAATCCTTTTAATATAATATACACTAGATTGATGAATATTAAAAATTAAAAAAAATTGACGGTTTAGATTCCTAAACCACCAATAAATTCTTCTTTATAAATATCTTCTTTTTGTATTGGTTTTTGACCCAAGCATGAAGCTATAGTCATCTTATCCAAAATTTGAGCTGTTAAATTTCGTATATTTAAAAAAACTCTTCTAAAATAACATTTACTCTCTTGAGAACATGGTTCATAATTTGAAACACTAACACAAGAAATCATAGCAATCATTCCCTCGAAGTGTCTTATAACCTCACCTAATGTTATCTCATTTGCATCTTTTGCAAGTGCATAACCACCATATCTTCCTGGAATACTTTTCACCCAACCTGCATTATTCATTTCAAGCATTATATTTTCTAAAAATCTTCTTGGAACATCAATGTTTTCAGATAGAATTTTTGTTGAGATTGACTCCCCTTTTAACTCTGCTATTGCGAATAAAGCTCTAAGAGCATAATCTGTTTTTTTTGATACTTTCATTT from Arcobacter venerupis includes these protein-coding regions:
- a CDS encoding methyl-accepting chemotaxis protein, with product MFNLKSLYFRMTIVHYLGIIILPLNAFLFTTTTISQIVQIIIALALVIHELDERKNGKLLSKELVSFLKNMDNKNVSFEINTTMASEYTEIKEVIDNREKELIKKEKEESFLIEEAKSVMDKVKQGLYSQIITSTTSNKSLEEFKKGVNEMIIETRQNFLNVNSILEKYTNYDYRDTLEFKTISSEGEFQHLVEAVNKLKEAITQMLLANKTDGVSLQNSSESLLDNVDKLNLSSNEAAISLKNTALVLSEITQNVDKTSTQTIQMSTLANAVVGYANEGLSLAYKTTTAMDEINEKVSAINESITIIDQIAFQTNILSLNAAVEAATAGEAGKGFAVVAQEVRNLANRSTEAAKEIKDLVESANIKANNGKKIANDMIDGYTILNTNIDKTIELIGDVANTSKVQQTGIVQINDAINILEKQVRANAEVSSQANNIAVRTSDIANKIVDNANQKEFLGKDSIACKRCS
- a CDS encoding sulfate/molybdate ABC transporter ATP-binding protein, producing the protein MKIEVKNLTKYFGNFVALKNINLEIIPGELLALLGPSGSGKTTLLRMIAGLETVEDIDSGEILFNQINVAKKDIAQRDIGFVFQHYALFRHMTVFENIAFGLRVKPKKQRLSNDEINKKVTKLLNLIQLDGFANRFPWQLSGGQRQRVALARALAVEPKVLLLDEPFGALDAKVRSDLRRWLKQLQEELKITTILVTHDQEEALEVADRIVVISKGKIEQVGTPEEVFHNPANEFVINFLGNVNLFHERKNDTEQKYHIRPHELEIVSSEDKDIISKAKIKYIQLAGSQVKIDLEDVEDTTKTILVEISHHEFKNKNLNKGDIIGIIPRELRTFQDGAGI
- the cysW gene encoding sulfate ABC transporter permease subunit CysW, giving the protein MKTISNSKSSQKESKLVQYLLIVTAVTFLLIMLVAPLITIFAEAFRKGYEAYFESFTNEYVLQAIKLTFITAAIAVPLNLIFGVAASWSIAKYSFFGKSFLITLIDLPFAVSPVISGFVYVLLFGAQGWFGHWLIANDVQIIFAVPGIVLATIFVTFPFVARELIPLMQEQGNDEEQAALLLGASGFQTFWYVTLPNIKWGLIYGVILCNARAMGEFGAVSVVSGHIQGVTNTMPLQVEILYNEYNFVAAFAVSTLLAILALLTLVLKYILEWKVQRQLDKLDKQ
- the cysT gene encoding sulfate ABC transporter permease subunit CysT is translated as MRLNFGILKRQKSPIPGFGLTMGYTVFYLSIIVMIPLIALFSEAFSMGWQAFINATTSDRVIASYKLTFFTSLIAALVNTVFGLIVAWCLVRYTFWGKRVFDAIVDLPFALPTAVSGIALTTLYSTQGWFGQYLEPLGIKVVFTPIGITIALIFIGLPFVVRTIQPALEEIQIEQEEAGSSLGATRWQIFYKVILPTIFPSVLTGFALSFARALGEYGSVVFIAGNMPMKTEISTLLIITKLEQYDYAGATAIAVVMLLISFVMLLLINMLQRWSSRRKGMEAI
- a CDS encoding sulfate ABC transporter substrate-binding protein, whose translation is MKKIVKNLRNIALSALLIPVLGISSESYDSKAEAAKKSLEILNVSYDPTRELYASYNKDFASYWKEKTGQDLTIKQSHGGSGKQARAVIDGLGADVVTLALGYDVDVISQKAALFPKDWQAKLENNSSPYTSTIVFLVRKGNPKGIKDWDDLIKDGVSVITPNPKTSGGARWNYLAAYAYALKKELGDLSKVDKNSQKYKDADKKALEYISKLFKNVPVLDSGARGSTNTFVQRKIGDVLLAWENEAFLAINELGKDEFEIVVPSISIVAEPPVAVVDENAKKHGTYEVSKAYLEYLYSPAGQKLAAKNYYRPYKPELADKEDIARFPKLELVKINNVFDGWAVAQKIHFDDGGTFDSIYKN
- a CDS encoding RrF2 family transcriptional regulator; the protein is MKVSKKTDYALRALFAIAELKGESISTKILSENIDVPRRFLENIMLEMNNAGWVKSIPGRYGGYALAKDANEITLGEVIRHFEGMIAMISCVSVSNYEPCSQESKCYFRRVFLNIRNLTAQILDKMTIASCLGQKPIQKEDIYKEEFIGGLGI